The genomic window CGGATCGACCCGATACGAGCTGGCATCACGCAGAATCGTCAAGTAATCGTAAAGCGGTTTTCTGTAATCGTAAAACGAGGAACCTGATCTTTATCGGTGATGTTCGCTTCCAACTAGATCCTCTGCAATCGGCCGCCCAGATGAAGATCATAGCCATCATTTTGTTGTCCTGTCTACCGCAGGCCGCCAATCATTGCCGGACGGGCCGGTATTCACTAGAAGTCCGAAAAGCAACGACTTGCGCAGGCAGGGTTTGGGCAGTAAAGTGCTGAAACAACGTAAAAACGTTTTGCATCAAGCATGTATGGTGGAGGGTGACAAGTATGGAAACGAAAACGCTCGGCAAAGACTGGCTCAAGTTCACAAATAACATTTTGCTCCCATTTGGCGCGATTATGTCGGTAATCAGAATCCTCATGCTCATCGGCAATGCGGACTCACTTCCTCAGGGATATGTCGGAGGGCAAGTGCTGTCAGCCCTAGTCAGTTTGGGTCTCTCGGCTGCGCTGTTCTTTGGATTGAAGCAGTTCAAGTCATGGGCGTGGTATTTAATGCTGGTTATGTTAGTGCTTACGCCAATTGGTGCGGCTATTAGCCGGATTCCAGGGAATGCAGGGAATCAGGGAGTAACTGTTGCACTGCTTATCATCGGGTTTTTGGCTTGGACGCTGCCTAACGTCGTGTACTTCTATCGCCGTCGGACTTGGTTCGGAATTTCACCCGACATTCTGGTAACGCCACAAACGCCAAACAATGTGCGGCCACCCTCCTTACCATCAAATAATACCAAGTCGGCTGATAGTGGTCGCGCTTCTCGGCCGCCATCGGAATCTTCTACTTCTGATGCAACCGCAATACCTATCTCGGATATCGCGTATGTGCCGTGTGCTTGCGGCAAGAACAACCGCGCAGGAGTTAAGTTTTGCGGTGCTTGCGGCAAACCAATGCAGTGGGCTTGTTCAGAATGTGGGTCATTGAATGATTCGCCAAATGTCTTTTGTCAGCATTGCGGGCTCGATCATGCTCGGCATCAAGCAGCAAAGGATGAAATAGACGAACTGTCGAAGCGGTTCGACGCCAAAGACTGGAGAAATGTCGTTTCCATAATCAGGAAGTATAAAGCCCCAGAAGTTGCTCAGAGATGCGAGAAAGCGCTCGCGGACAAGCGTTGTGCACTTGTCAGAAATATCTTCTCAGCGATGGAATTAGAGTTAGAAAAGAATCTATTGTCCGCTGAACAGACTCAGTTGTTTGCTTCCTGGGCACAGGTTGCAGACCTAGCGCGGTTAATAATTTCATGCAATCCAGAAACCCTAAGCGCAAATGAAGTTCTTGATAGAGCGATGAAAGGGGTTGCTGAATGCAAGACCATTGAAGAAGCGCAGCAAAAAAGCGCAGAGCAAGCAAAA from bacterium includes these protein-coding regions:
- a CDS encoding zinc ribbon domain-containing protein, translated to METKTLGKDWLKFTNNILLPFGAIMSVIRILMLIGNADSLPQGYVGGQVLSALVSLGLSAALFFGLKQFKSWAWYLMLVMLVLTPIGAAISRIPGNAGNQGVTVALLIIGFLAWTLPNVVYFYRRRTWFGISPDILVTPQTPNNVRPPSLPSNNTKSADSGRASRPPSESSTSDATAIPISDIAYVPCACGKNNRAGVKFCGACGKPMQWACSECGSLNDSPNVFCQHCGLDHARHQAAKDEIDELSKRFDAKDWRNVVSIIRKYKAPEVAQRCEKALADKRCALVRNIFSAMELELEKNLLSAEQTQLFASWAQVADLARLIISCNPETLSANEVLDRAMKGVAECKTIEEAQQKSAEQAKIAKLHSSLAASVKKATETQSAKQWDQAESIAREILAIRNTDQEASKALKSTSSGREICRFISELSSCNYEQVLEKCKLLREKVGDSTITVSTSSLNHTGPISALELLVKEKQTQQKILIRKIVLWGFIVFAVIAAVSFTYRAVIQQKAKKIYQQGMRCKTGEGGVTNLIEAETYFRTAAGLGNVEAMVQLGNITEHSANTEEAVQWYRKAAEKDLPEGQCRLGACYERGLG